Proteins encoded within one genomic window of Esox lucius isolate fEsoLuc1 chromosome 12, fEsoLuc1.pri, whole genome shotgun sequence:
- the LOC109616391 gene encoding uncharacterized protein LOC109616391 produces the protein MDEIRPLLTSQPREDSSLRSPNLRPRHQELIPTPCGPIKPWSELSCLVKLYFCFTIASLLALLALTLTNIYKQSMATYSYEDNFTVSLIQLVGILFCIYYITRGILQENRQELIVFVLCLLVVMMRSVVNFMVLPVQDRKGLLLVRFVFIMCVGAVHVPCAILLFNRPNMMAFRVGGALESIQEQYFLLNLCFSMVTFDLQAQLCLCILIMTSGTTMSFENSIILGFGVVWACLTAAVGSIAVLKEAKLLVWLFVLQNLPEVAYFMYLMYRISVNWGMDKTYILEAAAVTGAVISVLIKGVLFCALFRLVRSFGQGLRERMFSSDKQ, from the exons ATGGACGAGATACG TCCACTGTTGACCAGTCAGCCGCGGGAGGACTCAAGTCTCCGATCCCCAAACCTGAGACCAAGGCACCAGGAACTGATCCCAACTCCATGTGGCCCA ATAAAGCCTTGGTCAGAGCTTTCATGCTTGGTGAAGCTTTACTTCTGCTTCACCATTGCTTCTCTATTGGCACTACTGGCCCTCACATTGACAAACATCTACAAGCAAAGCATGGCAACATACAGCTATGAGGACAACTTCACTGTATCTCTAATACAACTAGTTGGAATTC TGTTCTGCATATACTACATCACCAGGGGCATCCTGCAAGAAAACAGGCAGGAGTTGATAGTGTTTGTCCTATGTTTGTTGGTGGTCATGATGCGCTCTGTGGTCAACTTTATGGTTCTCCCTGTTCAGGATAGAAAGGGCCTGCTCCTG GTACGGTTTGTATTCATCATGTGTGTGGGCGCAGTCCATGTCCCGTGCGCTATACTGCTCTTCAATAGGCCGAACATGATGGCCTTCCGGGTGGGTGGAGCTCTGGAGAGCATCCAGGAGCAGTACTTCCTGCTCAACCTGTGCTTCTCCATGGTCACCTTTGACCTACAGGCCCAG CTTTGCCTTTGCATCCTGATCATGACATCAGGCACAACTATGTCCTTTGAAAACAGCATCATCCTGGGATTTGGTGTAGTCTGGGCCTGCCTTACAGCAGCTGTGGGGTCTATTGCA GTTTTAAAAGAAGCCAAGTTACTGGTTTGGCTCTTTGTCCTCCAGAACTTGCCAGAGGTGGCCTACTTCATGTACTTGATGTACAGG ATCAGTGTAAATTGGGGGATGGATAAGACTTATATACTGGAGGCTGCTGCTGTGACTGGAGCAGTGATCTCAGTACTGATCAAAGGTGTGCTCTTCTGTGCTCTCTTCCGATTGGTGCGCAGCTTTGGCCAGGGCctgagggagagga TGTTTTCCTCCGACAAGCAGTGA